One window from the genome of Nicotiana sylvestris chromosome 9, ASM39365v2, whole genome shotgun sequence encodes:
- the LOC104220774 gene encoding mediator of RNA polymerase II transcription subunit 21-like, which translates to MDIISQLQEQVNTIAALAFNTFGTLQRDAPPVRLSPNYPEPPPANPTEDAANVAEQPKQMSAAFVKAAKQFDALVAALPLSDGGEEAQLKRIAELQAENDAVGQELQKQLEAAEKELKQVQELFNQATDNCLNLKKPE; encoded by the exons ATGGATATAATATCCCAGCTACAGGAGCAAGTAAATACCATTGCAGCTCTTGCTTTCAACACCTTCGGTACCCTTCAGAGGGATGCCCCTCCTGTTCGTCTGTCACCTAATTATCCAGAACCTCCTCCTGCTAATCCTACAGAGGATGCAGCCAATGTTGCAGAGCAACCAAAGCAAATGAGTGCTGCTTTTGTTAAGGCTGCCAAGCAG TTTGATGCATTGGTTGCTGCTCTTCCTTTATCAGATGGGGGTGAAGAAGCCCAATTGAAAAGAATTGCAGAACTCCAG GCTGAGAACGATGCTGTTGGCCAAGAACTCCAAAAGCAACTGGAAGCTGCAG AAAAGGAGCTAAAGCAGGTTCAGGAGTTGTTTAACCAAGCAACGGATAACTGCCTGAACCTTAAGAAGCCAGAATGA